The Salvia splendens isolate huo1 chromosome 21, SspV2, whole genome shotgun sequence genome includes a window with the following:
- the LOC121784642 gene encoding autophagy-related protein 18f-like isoform X2 — MRNDIQKSGDGGSVVPRGRVNNGILPNSFRAFSSYLKIVSSGASTVASSVRSAASAASAIVERDGDTSHDQVSWAGFDKLELEKGNSRQVLLLGFSYGFQIWDVEAADNVRNIVSRHDGPVSFMQVLPKPLASNEPADKFADSRPLLVICADGSFSGDINVPEGSALSNGMLQHGNGSVNGTCMPTVVWFYSFKSRSYVHLLRFRSVVHLVRCSSRVVAVLQSNQIHCLNASSLEREYTILTNPVPSGFGNIGVGPLAVGPRWMAYSGSQVAISTARRVSPQHVSPSPNLPSHSLNGSLVGHLARESSKQLAAGIVTLGDMGYKKLSRYYSDLYPEANNFQSGSGRLNVNGVANGHSPDAHNVGMVVVRDIVSKDVIAQFKAHKSPILSLCFDPSGVLLVTASVQGHNINVFRIMPDSSGAASHVHLYRLQRGLTNAVIQDISFSSDSQWIMISSLRGTSHLFAISVSGGLVNFQSSDSHSSARNRGSSLMTKTAVHGSPNSGLQVLTQQSVCASGPPVNLNAVSRIRNGSNGWRNTVNGAAAVATGRSSSLSGAVASVFHNCKGAGMHGDQSSLMKNYHLLVFSPSGSVIQYVLHCSPALDGVMALPGASLISESGIDYDARLMVEAMQKWNICQKQNRKEQGDNVDIYGENGNSDSSKVYPEIMRHENGTFSDVSGLTINENIISEEKHHMYISEAELQMHQKQNLVWTRSEIYFQSMQNDDLNEGDHGGEIEIERFPVRMLEARSKDLVPIFDYLQKPKFQCERGLLPLRMERFTAGALWVLLMAWLTVAL, encoded by the exons ATGAGGAATGATATCCAGAAAAGTGGTGATGGTGGATCAGTGGTGCCGCGGGGTAGAGTTAATAATGGGATACTTCCGAATTCGTTTAGGGCCTTTTCGAGCTACCTTAAGATTgtttcatctggcgcctccacCGTTGCCTCCAGTGTGAGGTCTGCTGCGTCTGCAGCTTCGGCGATTGTGGAGAGGGATGGTGACACCAGCCATGATCAG GTTTCCTGGGCTGGGTTTGACAAACTAGAGCTTGAAAAAGGCAATTCACGTCAAGTTCTGTTGCTGGGCTTCAGTTATGGGTTTCAGATCTGGGATGTTGAAGCTGCAGACAATGTGCGTAATATAGTATCAAGGCATGATGGCCCTGTTTCATTTATGCAAGTTTTACCAAAACCTTTGGCATCAAATGAACCTGCGGACAAATTTGCTGACAGTCGTCCCTTGCTGGTGATCTGTGCTGATGGATCCTTTTCCGGTGATATTAATGTTCCTGAGGGATCAGCCCTTAGTAATGGGATGCTCCAACATGGCAATGGTTCAGTTAATGGTACTTGTATGCCAACAGTAGTCTGGTTCTATTCCTTCAAATCTCGGTCGTACGTACATCTCTTAAGATTTCGGTCCGTTGTCCACTTAGTGCGATGCAGTTCTCGAGTTGTTGCTGTGTTACAATCAAATCAG ATACATTGTCTTAATGCTTCGTCACTCGAAAGAGAATATACAATCCTTACGAATCCAGTGCCAAGTGGATTTGGAAATATAGGTGTTGGACCCCTTGCTGTGGGACCCCGGTGGATGGCTTACAGTGGGAGTCAAGTTGCAATTTCTACTGCTCGACGTGTGAGTCCTCAACATGTCAGTCCTTCACCAAATTTACCTTCTCACTCTTTGAATGGAAGTCTTGTTGGACATCTTGCGCGAGAGTCAAGCAAACAACTTGCTGCTGGTATTGTTACTTTAGGGGATATGGGGTATAAGAAGCTGTCAAGGTACTATTCTGATCTGTATCCTGAAGCCAACAATTTTCAATCAGGGAGCGGTCGTCTTAATGTCAATGGTGTTGCTAATGGACATTCACCTGATGCACACAATGTTGGGATG GTTGTCGTCAGAGATATTGTCAGCAAAGATGTAATTGCCCAGTTCAAGGCACATAAAAGCCCCATTTTGTCATTGTGCTTTGATCCAAGTGGTGTTCTCTTAGTGACTGCCTCAGTTCAGGGCCACAACATTAATGTCTTTCGTATAATGCCCGACTCATCTGGAGCTGCTTCTCATGTCCATCTTTACAGGCTGCAACGTGGTCTGACCAATGCT GTTATACAGGACATAAGTTTTAGCAGTGACAGCCAGTGGATTATGATCAGTTCCTTAAGAGGGACGAGTCATCTTTTTGCTATATCTGTATCTGGGGGTTTAGTTAATTTTCAGTCTTCTGATTCTCATTCCAGTGCAAGAAACAGGGGATCCAGCTTGATGACAAAGACTGCAGTTCATGGATCACCGAATTCAGGATTGCAGGTGCTGACTCAGCAGAGCGTCTGTGCATCTGGTCCTCCAGTTAACCTTAATGCTGTCAGCCGAATAAGAAACGGAAGTAATGGTTGGAGAAATACAGTAAACGGTGCTGCTGCAGTTGCAACCGGGCGGTCAAGCTCACTATCTGGGGCAGTTGCATCTGTTTTCCACAACTGCAAAGGTGCTGGTATGCATGGGGATCAGAGTTCCTTGAtgaaaaattatcacctacttGTTTTCTCTCCATCTGGCAGTGTGATACAATATGTTCTGCATTGTTCTCCTGCTCTGGATGGTGTGATGGCTTTGCCTGGAGCAAGTCTCATTTCTGAATCCGGTATTGATTATGATGCAAGATTGATGGTTGAGGCAATGCAAAAATGGAATATTTGTCAAAAGCAAAACCGAAAGGAACAGGGAGATAATGTTGATATTTATGGTGAAAATGGAAATTCAGATAGCAGTAAAGTATATCCGGAAATAATGAGACATGAAAATGGCACATTTTCTGATGTTTCTGGTTTaacaataaatgaaaatatcatTTCTGAGGAAAAACATCATATGTATATATCTGAAGCAGAACTTCAAATGCATCAAAAGCAGAACCTGGTATGGACCAGATCTGAG ATTTATTTTCAGTCTATGCAGAATGATGACCTAAATGAAGGTGATCATGGTggagaaattgaaattgaaagatTCCCTGTTCGTATGCTTGAAGCTAGGTCAAAAGACTTGGTTCCTATCTTTGATTATCTTCAAAAGCCTAAATTTCAATGTGAGAG GGGTCTACTTCCTCTGAGAATGGAAAGATTCACGGCAGGCGCCTTATGGGTTCTCTTGATGGCATGGCTAACTGTGGCATTGTAG
- the LOC121784642 gene encoding autophagy-related protein 18f-like isoform X1, protein MRNDIQKSGDGGSVVPRGRVNNGILPNSFRAFSSYLKIVSSGASTVASSVRSAASAASAIVERDGDTSHDQVSWAGFDKLELEKGNSRQVLLLGFSYGFQIWDVEAADNVRNIVSRHDGPVSFMQVLPKPLASNEPADKFADSRPLLVICADGSFSGDINVPEGSALSNGMLQHGNGSVNGTCMPTVVWFYSFKSRSYVHLLRFRSVVHLVRCSSRVVAVLQSNQIHCLNASSLEREYTILTNPVPSGFGNIGVGPLAVGPRWMAYSGSQVAISTARRVSPQHVSPSPNLPSHSLNGSLVGHLARESSKQLAAGIVTLGDMGYKKLSRYYSDLYPEANNFQSGSGRLNVNGVANGHSPDAHNVGMVVVRDIVSKDVIAQFKAHKSPILSLCFDPSGVLLVTASVQGHNINVFRIMPDSSGAASHVHLYRLQRGLTNAVIQDISFSSDSQWIMISSLRGTSHLFAISVSGGLVNFQSSDSHSSARNRGSSLMTKTAVHGSPNSGLQVLTQQSVCASGPPVNLNAVSRIRNGSNGWRNTVNGAAAVATGRSSSLSGAVASVFHNCKGAGMHGDQSSLMKNYHLLVFSPSGSVIQYVLHCSPALDGVMALPGASLISESGIDYDARLMVEAMQKWNICQKQNRKEQGDNVDIYGENGNSDSSKVYPEIMRHENGTFSDVSGLTINENIISEEKHHMYISEAELQMHQKQNLVWTRSEIYFQSMQNDDLNEGDHGGEIEIERFPVRMLEARSKDLVPIFDYLQKPKFQCERISTTRAVTNGHFQPQGSTSSENGKIHGRRLMGSLDGMANCGIVGGNEPDNGLDANGQDGLQTLTETSRGYVNNNDTPTTNTKQEETVYTRANTAQEGQLRSVNNRDGSNMKNQFEEGDEFD, encoded by the exons ATGAGGAATGATATCCAGAAAAGTGGTGATGGTGGATCAGTGGTGCCGCGGGGTAGAGTTAATAATGGGATACTTCCGAATTCGTTTAGGGCCTTTTCGAGCTACCTTAAGATTgtttcatctggcgcctccacCGTTGCCTCCAGTGTGAGGTCTGCTGCGTCTGCAGCTTCGGCGATTGTGGAGAGGGATGGTGACACCAGCCATGATCAG GTTTCCTGGGCTGGGTTTGACAAACTAGAGCTTGAAAAAGGCAATTCACGTCAAGTTCTGTTGCTGGGCTTCAGTTATGGGTTTCAGATCTGGGATGTTGAAGCTGCAGACAATGTGCGTAATATAGTATCAAGGCATGATGGCCCTGTTTCATTTATGCAAGTTTTACCAAAACCTTTGGCATCAAATGAACCTGCGGACAAATTTGCTGACAGTCGTCCCTTGCTGGTGATCTGTGCTGATGGATCCTTTTCCGGTGATATTAATGTTCCTGAGGGATCAGCCCTTAGTAATGGGATGCTCCAACATGGCAATGGTTCAGTTAATGGTACTTGTATGCCAACAGTAGTCTGGTTCTATTCCTTCAAATCTCGGTCGTACGTACATCTCTTAAGATTTCGGTCCGTTGTCCACTTAGTGCGATGCAGTTCTCGAGTTGTTGCTGTGTTACAATCAAATCAG ATACATTGTCTTAATGCTTCGTCACTCGAAAGAGAATATACAATCCTTACGAATCCAGTGCCAAGTGGATTTGGAAATATAGGTGTTGGACCCCTTGCTGTGGGACCCCGGTGGATGGCTTACAGTGGGAGTCAAGTTGCAATTTCTACTGCTCGACGTGTGAGTCCTCAACATGTCAGTCCTTCACCAAATTTACCTTCTCACTCTTTGAATGGAAGTCTTGTTGGACATCTTGCGCGAGAGTCAAGCAAACAACTTGCTGCTGGTATTGTTACTTTAGGGGATATGGGGTATAAGAAGCTGTCAAGGTACTATTCTGATCTGTATCCTGAAGCCAACAATTTTCAATCAGGGAGCGGTCGTCTTAATGTCAATGGTGTTGCTAATGGACATTCACCTGATGCACACAATGTTGGGATG GTTGTCGTCAGAGATATTGTCAGCAAAGATGTAATTGCCCAGTTCAAGGCACATAAAAGCCCCATTTTGTCATTGTGCTTTGATCCAAGTGGTGTTCTCTTAGTGACTGCCTCAGTTCAGGGCCACAACATTAATGTCTTTCGTATAATGCCCGACTCATCTGGAGCTGCTTCTCATGTCCATCTTTACAGGCTGCAACGTGGTCTGACCAATGCT GTTATACAGGACATAAGTTTTAGCAGTGACAGCCAGTGGATTATGATCAGTTCCTTAAGAGGGACGAGTCATCTTTTTGCTATATCTGTATCTGGGGGTTTAGTTAATTTTCAGTCTTCTGATTCTCATTCCAGTGCAAGAAACAGGGGATCCAGCTTGATGACAAAGACTGCAGTTCATGGATCACCGAATTCAGGATTGCAGGTGCTGACTCAGCAGAGCGTCTGTGCATCTGGTCCTCCAGTTAACCTTAATGCTGTCAGCCGAATAAGAAACGGAAGTAATGGTTGGAGAAATACAGTAAACGGTGCTGCTGCAGTTGCAACCGGGCGGTCAAGCTCACTATCTGGGGCAGTTGCATCTGTTTTCCACAACTGCAAAGGTGCTGGTATGCATGGGGATCAGAGTTCCTTGAtgaaaaattatcacctacttGTTTTCTCTCCATCTGGCAGTGTGATACAATATGTTCTGCATTGTTCTCCTGCTCTGGATGGTGTGATGGCTTTGCCTGGAGCAAGTCTCATTTCTGAATCCGGTATTGATTATGATGCAAGATTGATGGTTGAGGCAATGCAAAAATGGAATATTTGTCAAAAGCAAAACCGAAAGGAACAGGGAGATAATGTTGATATTTATGGTGAAAATGGAAATTCAGATAGCAGTAAAGTATATCCGGAAATAATGAGACATGAAAATGGCACATTTTCTGATGTTTCTGGTTTaacaataaatgaaaatatcatTTCTGAGGAAAAACATCATATGTATATATCTGAAGCAGAACTTCAAATGCATCAAAAGCAGAACCTGGTATGGACCAGATCTGAG ATTTATTTTCAGTCTATGCAGAATGATGACCTAAATGAAGGTGATCATGGTggagaaattgaaattgaaagatTCCCTGTTCGTATGCTTGAAGCTAGGTCAAAAGACTTGGTTCCTATCTTTGATTATCTTCAAAAGCCTAAATTTCAATGTGAGAG GATTTCTACTACTCGTGCAGTCACTAATGGTCACTTTCAGCCTCAGGGGTCTACTTCCTCTGAGAATGGAAAGATTCACGGCAGGCGCCTTATGGGTTCTCTTGATGGCATGGCTAACTGTGGCATTGTAGGTGGGAATGAACCGGACAATGGTCTTGATGCAAATGGACAAGATGGTCTCCAGACATTAACTGAAACTAGCAGGGGCTATGTAAATAACAATGACACCCCAACAACTAACACCAAGCAAGAGGAGACTGTATATACTAGAGCAAACACTGCACAGGAGGGCCAACTTAGATCTGTAAATAATAGAGATGGCTCGAACATGAAGAACCAGTTTGAAGAAGGTGATGAGTTTGACTAA